ACATTATTGTTTCCATTAACTGGAGCTACAATACAATCTATGGATTGGTAAGATGTTTGTATTTTGTTTTAAATGTGTTATAATCTATACTTTAAATTATTTTTTAGGGAGCTCAAAATGAAAAAGCTTTTAATCGCAGGATCTTTGGCGACTATTTTTTTAATTACAGGTTGTAGCCAAAAGGGTGGTGTAGGTGCCGATGGTAGTGGGTCTGCTAATGCTGGTGGTAAAGGATATATTTCAGGAAGTGATAATTTTGCTAGTTTAGATGATAGAATCTCTCATGTTGAAGGTGGATTGCAAAATATATTTTTTAACTTTGATCAATTTACAATTAGACCTGATATGCAAGGTGCTGTAAGTAATGATGCAAATGTATTGAAATCTAGTGCCGTAGGACCATTAACTGTGAGAATTGAAGGTAATACAGATGAGTGGGGAACTGATGAGTATAACTATGCATTAGGGTTAAAAAGAGCAGTAGCAGTTAGAGATGCGTTGGTGGCTCAAGGTGTAAGCCAAGATAAAACTGTGTTGGTTAGTTATGGTGAAAGTAAGCCAACTTGTACTTCTAAAACTAGAGAGTGCTGGGCTGAAAATAGAAAAGTTACTTTCAAAATGCTACCATAATTAGAGGCTATCTCATTTGAAAAGATTATCTTTATACATTTTGTGTTTTGGTATCGTGTTTGGGCAAGAGCCATCGGCATTTAATGCTGGTGCTATTGCACCAAAAAAGACAGAGCAAGAGGTAACGCAAGAAAAACTTTTTAATCTTTCTTCACAGATGAAGTCAGTAAATGAATCTCAAGAGGGATTGAAAAGTGTTTTTGAAGGTCAAATGCAAAGAATACAAGAACTTTCAAATAAAATAAATGTAGTCTCGCTTGAAAATAATGCGACTTCAGCAGAGATAAAGAGCAATATGGATTCTAATTTTGAAATACAAAATAAAAATATAGAAAATCTAAAGCAAAGTATAGCAGAGCTTGGTAAGTTGTTGCAAGAGAATAATAATAACCTAAAAAAAGAAATTGCTTCTTTACAAAAACAAATAAATGAAGCATTAGATAAAGATGATAATTCATTAAGTCCTAATGATGCTCCTAAAGATCCTAAATCAGCCACACAAGTTGCAGAATCAAATAATACAAATACATCGGAAATAACGCCTAAAGTGGCTACTAAAGAAGAAAATAAAGAGAAGTCTGCAAAAACAGATGATAAGCCAAAAAAAGTTGATCTTAAAAGCAAATCTTTAGCAGAAGTATTTAAAGAAGGTGAAGGCTACTTATCTAAAAAAGAATATAGCTTAGCTGATGAATATTTGCAGTTTGCGGTTAAGGGTAACTATAAACCTGCAAGAGGCAATTTCTTGCTTGGAGAGATAGCATTTGCCCAAAAGAAATATGAGGACGCCATTTATTATTATAAAACTAGTGCAACAAGATATGATAAAGCAGATTATATGCCTACTCTAATGCTAAATAGTGCAAAATCATTTAGGGCGATTAATGAAACTGAAAATTCAAATAAGTTTCTAAAAACACTTATACAGCTATATCCTGATTCAAAGGAAGCTGTAGAAGCTAAAAAACTTTTATAATATTTAGGAGAATAATTATGATTAAAGATAATTTTGCAGTAAGTATAGAGTATGAAGTAAAAGAAGAAGGAAATGGAGAGGTTTTAGATTCAAATATTGGTTCTAAACCATTAGAATTTATAATGGGTAGAGGTGAGGTTATACGAGGGTTAGAGAATGCTATTGCTTCTATGGCTATTGGCGAGAGTAAAGATATTGTAATTCCACCTAGTGAAGCATATGGGGATTATAATTCAGAATATGTGCAAGAAGTGCCTAGAGATCAATTTGTGGGTATAGATTTGCAAGAAGGTATGACACTTTTTGGTCAAGGCGAAAATGGAGAGACTGTTCAAGTAACTGTTAAAGGTTTCAATGATGAAGTAGCCATTATTGATTATAATCACCCTCTAGCTGGCAAGACATTAGCATTTTCTGTTACGATTTTAGATGCTAGAGAAGCTACAGAACAAGAGTTAAGTTGTGGTATTGGGGGACATCACCATGGTGGTGGCGGAGGTTGTTGCGGTGGCGGAGGTTGTGGTTGTCACTAATTTGTGGTGAAAATTCTTATGCCTACTCTCACTCTCCAATAGAGTTTTATTTCAAGCAAAGTCCTAGAGATTTTGTTGTTGAAGAGGTTCCACTTTATGTATTTAACGGGAGTGGTCCTCATACTATCATTAAAATACGCAAAAAAGATTTAACCACTTTTCAAATGCTAAAGATTTTATCATCAAGCTTAGGTGTTAAAGAAATTGATATTGGCTATGCTGGTTTAAAAGATAAAAATGCTTTAACTATACAACATATAAGTATTCCTTGTCAGTTTGAGAAGTTAGTTGAGAATTTCAGCCATGAGAAAATTAAAATTTTAGATATAACAAGACATCAAAATAAATTAAAAATAGGACATTTAAAAGGCAATAGATTCTTCATTAGAATAAAAAAGCTAAATAAAATAAATAATATAAAAATAACTCAAGTATTAAATGAGATTTCAAAATATGGAATCCCAAATTATTTTGGTTATCAACGATTTGGGATAGATGGAGATAACTATAAGTTAGGGCAAGATATTGTAAATAATAAAGCTAGAATCAAAAACAAAAAAATGTCTAATTTCCTAATTAGTGCTTATCAGAGTTATTTGTTTAATGCATGGCTTTCTTTAAGGATTAATTTTTCAAAAATTGTGGATTGTTATAAGGTAAATGATATCTATGACGCACTATTTGAGTTGTTGCAAAATAATCATATTAGCGAATCTTTTAAGGATAAAGATATGCTTTCTAAAATAAAAACACAAGAACATATATTTAAGGTGCTACCCGGTGAATTTATGTGTCATTATCCTTATGGTAGGCATTTTATTTTAGATGATATTATTAATGATAGCAATAGGTTTTTAAACAAAGATATTTCTGTTCTTGGTGCATTAAGTGGTAAAAAGTTAGAGTTATCACATGATATGGCATTGTTTTTTGAAGATTTGTTTTTGGATTCTAAAATTACTAGCGTTGGTAGTCGAAGGTATGCTTGGGTGTTTTTAGATGATGTGCAATATAATTACAAAGAAGAAGAAGCACAAGGCGAGTTGAACTTCTATTTGCCTAAAGGCTCATATGCTACTACTTTGTTGCGTGAGTTAGCTAGAAGAGAGCTGGACTGCAGTGAAACTATTAAGGAAGATTGTTATGTTTGAAGAAATAATTGCTAAAAACAAGCTAAAAACAAATTGTGTTATAGTTTTGTATTTGTTTATTTTTGTGTTTATTGGGTTGTTGGTTGATATTGTTAGGATAAATGCACCTAGTTTGTCGTATGGATTTTATGTTTTAATTACTTTCCAAGTTCTGCCTGTTGTTACACTAGTATTACTTGGCGTTGCTGCATGTGTTATAGGATATACGATAGGGAATTTTCAGCGTATTTTGCTAAGTGGTAATGAGTATAAAGAAATAATAAACAGAGGTGAAAATAGGATAGAATCCGAGCTTTCTAGTATTTTAGATGAGCTTATTTTAGAAGCTAGATTGGAGTTTAGACCTAAGCTTTATTTGATGGAAGCTCCATTTATGAATGCATTTGCAAGTGGTTGGCATAGGGATAATTCGCTAATAGCATTAACAACGACATTGGTAAGGAATCTAACTAGAGATGAAGTAAAGGCGGTCATGGCACATGAGCTAAGCCATATTAGGCATGGTGATATAAGGCTTACTTTAATGGTTGGTGTTTTAAGTAATATTATGTTGCTAGTTGTTAATTATGGTGTATTTATGTTTTTGGGTAACAATAGAGATAATGGTGCAAATATAGCTAGAAATATATTGCTTATTTTTCAGTTTATACTTCCACTTATAACAATAGTGTTGCAAATGTTCTTAAGTAGAAGTAGAGAGTATATGGCAGATTCTGGTGCTGTGTATTTGATGAATGGAGATAGTATGCCTATGATTAGAGCATTACAAAAAATAAGTGATAATTATGCAAAGTCAGATTTTTCTCAAGTTGATAATAATCCAACGAGATCTGCTTTGTATATTTTTGGTTTTAAGGAGATGTTTAGCACTCATCCAAGTATAGAAAATAGAATAAGGATTTTGCAGAGAAAATCAAGGAGGTAATTATGGCAATACAAGAAGCAATTCAAAGTATGTTTGATTTTATAGGTGAGGATAGAAATAGGGAAGGTTTGATAGATACCCCAAAGAGAGTTATGCAGAGCTGGTCTCATATATTTGGTGGATATAAGATGGATCCTACAATGATCTTAGAATCTGCTATTTTTAAAGAAGGTGTTTGTGATGAGATGGTAGTGTTAAAAAATGTTGAGTTTTATTCCATGTGCGAACATCATTTTTTGCCATTTTTTGGACATATTTCAATTGGTTATATACCAAATAATAAATTTGTTGGAATCTCAAAATTAGCAAGATTGGTAGAGGTGTATTCAAGAAGATTACAGATTCAAGAAAATATGACAAGTCAAATTGCAGATACAATTATGGAAGTCTTACAACCAAAGGGAGTTATGGTGATTGTGCATGCTAGACATATGTGTATGAAGATGAGAGGAGTAGAAACGCAAGACAGTGTTATGATAACTAGTGCTGTTAGAGGGTTGTTTAAAAGTGATCATAGAACTAGAGAAGAATTTATGGGGCATATAAGAGGCTAATGATTAAGATATTTTCTTGTATTGTTTTGCTCTTTAGTGTTATATTGGCAAAGCCAAGTTTAGAGATTCTAAAAATTTCAAATGAGGCTAGAAGTAATTTTGATATTTATAACTTGGAGCTAGACAATAAAGATACTAGCTACATAATTCAAATTGCAATCCCAAAAAATTTGCAAAACCCTAAAGTAATATTTTTGCTTGATGGCACTTCTTTTTTCCGAGATTTATAAATAAATATAACTCTTATATTGTAGTTGGTATAGGGCATAAGGGAGATGTAGCATTTGATAGGAAAAGACGCACATATGACTATCTGCCACAATATAATCTACAAGGAAGTGGTGGGGCTTATGAGTTTTTGAGTTTTATTAAAGATAGAGTTTTGCCTCTTAGCACAAAACTAATAGAGGACAAAATAAAAACAAATATAGATTCTAAAATCTTATTTGGACATAGCTTTGGCGGAATCTTTACGCTATATACATTGCTAGAAGATTCCTTATTGTTTGATGAGTATTTTATTGTCTCACCTTCTCTTTGGAGTGAGCCTAAATTTGGTAGTTTAGAAATTAAAGAATGTCCTAAATTTGTCTATTATCTGTGGGGCGGCAATGAAGCTAAGAAGACACAAGAATCTATACCACATATAAACTTTGCAAAGGATTTTGCACTAAAGAATCCAAAATGCAATATAAGCTACAAAGAAGTCGCAAATAAAAATCATGGCGAGATGATAGAAGTAGGATTTTTTTGAGTTAGATTCGTATTGATTGGCATAAAATAATTTACTTTTGTTATAGAAAAAAATTTTATTGTTAAGCTATGAATTAAGCTGATATTTTATTACACTCCATTCTCTTGCTAAATCATCAAGTCTATATCGAGCGTTTGCACTGCTAGTGGAGGGTAGGGTAAAGACTGGTAAATTTAAAATGGAGATATTTTTAGACCCATTAGTTTTATAGTTATAGCAAAGTGTGTCAAAGGATTTTCTAGTAAGCTTACCATTGCAAAAAATTGCTTTAATTTGACTTTTATAAACAATCTCTGCAACATCATTAAAGTTTAGAATCTCTAAATTTGTATCACTTGAATTATTTGCCTTTCTATTGCATGTTTGCACGCAATCCCAAAGTGCAATATGGTGTTCTAGTAAAAAATTTCTCTGAATTTCTATAATCTCTTTATTTTTTAAATGCTTATCTTTTGAAGTTGGCACAATACAATCAAATACAAGAGCCAAAACGCTCCAAAATCGGTTATTAGAATTCCCATAGTAAAAACCAAAAGATTCTGAAGCAAAGGAGGGAAAAGAACCTAAAATTAGCACCTTAGATTTTGCATTATATACAGGATTAAAAGAATGTTGACAAATATCTATCATTTATAAAACCTATATTTATACAAATTTTTATATGGATTTTTATAGTCACTTTTCTTGCATATATGCTTTACACTTTTGCTAAAAAGTTCTTCAAGTATCTCTAGAGATTTTGCTATGTGTTTTAGGCTATGAGTGTGATAGCTACCTCTTATAATCTTTACTTCTTTTTTAGATAGATAGTGCAAAATATATGCATTTTCCTTACCAAGCCAAAGATTAAATCCTTGTTTTAAACCCACTTTAAAGCTAAGCATAACAAATAACGCCTTACGCATAGAATCTAAAAGATGATTTGCTAAGATAAATTGCTCTCTTAAAAGGGCTTTTTGCACATTGCTAAGTGTGAAATAAAATTCATTACATACATCATCAAAGCATTTTTGGCTTAAATGCGTTATGCTAAAAGGAGTTTGTGGAATAGTGTGTGTAAAAAGATTATCTTTATCCACAAGCACCTTGCTTAGTGGCTCTAGCTCATAATAAGCATTCAAATCCTGCAAAGGAATGATTTTTAAATCAAGTCTCACCCCATTTGCAAAAAGCATTAAAAAACTTACCCAATTTGGTGGTAAATCAGGTTTATAAAACTCCATAGATTCTGGAAGTTGAGAGAAAATAAGCCTCCCAAAATGCTTACTTGTAAAGACTAAAATCTTACTTGGGATTTTTGCACTTTTAATATCGCTTTGTGAAGAAATCTCTAAAAATTCGTGCATAGAATCTAGAGGCACAAAAAATGAAATATCATAATCTTGGTATTTATCTTTTTTGGCTTTGGGATTGACCCTTGAGCCTTCAAGTGTGGCAATAGTGATTGCCTTATGCTTTATTGTGAAGTTTTTTATTGCTTTGATTGTATTTATTTGTGTTTGTTGGTTCATCTATATTAAAGCCTTTGTATTTTTATTTATTTCTTA
The Helicobacter ibis DNA segment above includes these coding regions:
- a CDS encoding OmpA family protein, yielding MKKLLIAGSLATIFLITGCSQKGGVGADGSGSANAGGKGYISGSDNFASLDDRISHVEGGLQNIFFNFDQFTIRPDMQGAVSNDANVLKSSAVGPLTVRIEGNTDEWGTDEYNYALGLKRAVAVRDALVAQGVSQDKTVLVSYGESKPTCTSKTRECWAENRKVTFKMLP
- a CDS encoding FKBP-type peptidyl-prolyl cis-trans isomerase — protein: MIKDNFAVSIEYEVKEEGNGEVLDSNIGSKPLEFIMGRGEVIRGLENAIASMAIGESKDIVIPPSEAYGDYNSEYVQEVPRDQFVGIDLQEGMTLFGQGENGETVQVTVKGFNDEVAIIDYNHPLAGKTLAFSVTILDAREATEQELSCGIGGHHHGGGGGCCGGGGCGCH
- the truD gene encoding tRNA pseudouridine(13) synthase TruD, yielding MSLICGENSYAYSHSPIEFYFKQSPRDFVVEEVPLYVFNGSGPHTIIKIRKKDLTTFQMLKILSSSLGVKEIDIGYAGLKDKNALTIQHISIPCQFEKLVENFSHEKIKILDITRHQNKLKIGHLKGNRFFIRIKKLNKINNIKITQVLNEISKYGIPNYFGYQRFGIDGDNYKLGQDIVNNKARIKNKKMSNFLISAYQSYLFNAWLSLRINFSKIVDCYKVNDIYDALFELLQNNHISESFKDKDMLSKIKTQEHIFKVLPGEFMCHYPYGRHFILDDIINDSNRFLNKDISVLGALSGKKLELSHDMALFFEDLFLDSKITSVGSRRYAWVFLDDVQYNYKEEEAQGELNFYLPKGSYATTLLRELARRELDCSETIKEDCYV
- the htpX gene encoding zinc metalloprotease HtpX codes for the protein MVMFEEIIAKNKLKTNCVIVLYLFIFVFIGLLVDIVRINAPSLSYGFYVLITFQVLPVVTLVLLGVAACVIGYTIGNFQRILLSGNEYKEIINRGENRIESELSSILDELILEARLEFRPKLYLMEAPFMNAFASGWHRDNSLIALTTTLVRNLTRDEVKAVMAHELSHIRHGDIRLTLMVGVLSNIMLLVVNYGVFMFLGNNRDNGANIARNILLIFQFILPLITIVLQMFLSRSREYMADSGAVYLMNGDSMPMIRALQKISDNYAKSDFSQVDNNPTRSALYIFGFKEMFSTHPSIENRIRILQRKSRR
- the folE gene encoding GTP cyclohydrolase I FolE, with amino-acid sequence MQEAIQSMFDFIGEDRNREGLIDTPKRVMQSWSHIFGGYKMDPTMILESAIFKEGVCDEMVVLKNVEFYSMCEHHFLPFFGHISIGYIPNNKFVGISKLARLVEVYSRRLQIQENMTSQIADTIMEVLQPKGVMVIVHARHMCMKMRGVETQDSVMITSAVRGLFKSDHRTREEFMGHIRG
- a CDS encoding alpha/beta hydrolase gives rise to the protein MVVGIGHKGDVAFDRKRRTYDYLPQYNLQGSGGAYEFLSFIKDRVLPLSTKLIEDKIKTNIDSKILFGHSFGGIFTLYTLLEDSLLFDEYFIVSPSLWSEPKFGSLEIKECPKFVYYLWGGNEAKKTQESIPHINFAKDFALKNPKCNISYKEVANKNHGEMIEVGFF
- a CDS encoding DNA-deoxyinosine glycosylase, which produces MIDICQHSFNPVYNAKSKVLILGSFPSFASESFGFYYGNSNNRFWSVLALVFDCIVPTSKDKHLKNKEIIEIQRNFLLEHHIALWDCVQTCNRKANNSSDTNLEILNFNDVAEIVYKSQIKAIFCNGKLTRKSFDTLCYNYKTNGSKNISILNLPVFTLPSTSSANARYRLDDLAREWSVIKYQLNS
- a CDS encoding aminoglycoside 6-adenylyltransferase; the protein is MNQQTQINTIKAIKNFTIKHKAITIATLEGSRVNPKAKKDKYQDYDISFFVPLDSMHEFLEISSQSDIKSAKIPSKILVFTSKHFGRLIFSQLPESMEFYKPDLPPNWVSFLMLFANGVRLDLKIIPLQDLNAYYELEPLSKVLVDKDNLFTHTIPQTPFSITHLSQKCFDDVCNEFYFTLSNVQKALLREQFILANHLLDSMRKALFVMLSFKVGLKQGFNLWLGKENAYILHYLSKKEVKIIRGSYHTHSLKHIAKSLEILEELFSKSVKHICKKSDYKNPYKNLYKYRFYK